One Apostichopus japonicus isolate 1M-3 chromosome 14, ASM3797524v1, whole genome shotgun sequence genomic window carries:
- the LOC139979738 gene encoding uncharacterized protein isoform X2, protein MIWGITLQPGEVCTQTVNSQLHLTLVSLECRPSKVFERTTPVAFLVLKTTSCENVLCTLGRNQPFQQSLDLVFQDGEEVTFKVEGTGVVYITGYTPVPLQESFDNGAIPAGGRTAIASGELEYEGEDMSHDMEIAPVSSSAENVTEIKQEEDGFEQTPEEGFAEETLISGGHNEVPIEINVNFPELEEEAPEGVYTEGKKLVEMQGEGNIKEELQKNTEIDDEAISADKEDEGDDRAVSRSDFAEMPEGMCDYVTIVASLGTDEDDNQMDENEATGIRESGNSNSNMKIAKQEQETESSGSETLPSGGCEESSIPKHQNEAIPAASSGDHRQAVDEQRSLPESLDISNQIDKSLQCGFCGHIFGNQSLLEKHERLHTVVRPFKCQFCDKSYAHRANVIIHERTHTGERPFRCRFCGKGFIQKYVQRVHERIHTGEKPHQCSVCGKAFVQKQHLTAHKRTHTGINTFKCHICGKTFAQNASLVIHRRKHSGDQLLQCPQCDKSFIGQASLHEHAKTHANIKKYKCQICEEAFHEMSHLTEHENAHSSVQPFQCEHCNKFFGTEYSLRVHLKRMHTIGRLFKCQFCDKSYTQRANLINHVRRHTGEKPFQCRFCNKAFIQKYGLTVHERTHTGEKPFQCNICGKAFTQSAHMIYHKKTHNKNVYDEVGFENQKVT, encoded by the exons ATGATTTGGG GTATCACTTTACAACCTGGAGAAGTATGTACTCAGACTGTGAACAGTCAACTTCACCTCACTCTAGTGTCACTAGAGTGTCGACCAAGCAAAGTTTTCG aAAGAACAACCCCAGTAGCATTTCTTGTCTTGAAAACTACTTCATGTGAAAATGTACTCTGCACGTTGGGACGAAATCAACCTTTTCAGCAAAGCTTAGACCTTGTCTTTCAAGATGGTGAGGAGGTCACTTTTAAGGTGGAAGGCACAG GAGTTGTTTACATAACAGGATACACCCCAGTTCCTCTGCAAGAGAGTTTTGATAATGGAGCTATTCCCGCAGGTGGCCGTACAGCCATTGCATCTGGTGAGCTAGAATATGAAGGGGAGGATATGTCCCATGATATGGAGATAGCACCAGTCTCATCCTCAGCAGAAAACGTTACAGAGATCAAGCAAGAAGAGGACGGCTTTGAGCAAACTCCCGAAGAAGGATTCGCAGAGGAGACTTTAATTTCTGGAGGACATAATGAAGTACCTATCGAAATAAATGTTAATTTCCCCGAACTTGAAGAAGAAGCACCTGAAGGTGTTTACACGGAAGGAAAGAAGCTGGTAGAGATGCAGGGAGAGGGTAACATTAAGGAAGAACTtcaaaaaaatacagaaatagATGATGAAGCCATCAGTGCGGACAAAGAAGATGAAGGTGATGATAGAGCTGTTTCTAGGTCGGACTTTGCAGAGATGCCTGAAGGGATGTGTGACTATGTGACTATAGTGGCCTCTTTGGGTACAGATGAGGATGACAACCAGATGGATG AAAATGAAGCTACAGGAATCAGAGAAAGTGGCAACTCCaattcaaatatgaaaatagcaaaacaagaacaagaaaCAGAGTCATCTGGATCCGAGACCCTTCCTTCAGGAGGGTGTGAAGAATCATCTATTCCCAAACACCAGAATGAAGCCATTCCAGCAGCAAGTTCAGGAGATCACCGTCAAGCTGTAGATGAACAAAGAAGCCTTCCTGAATCGCTTGACATATCCAACCAGATCGATAAAAGTCTACAGTGTGGATTTTGTGGACACATTTTTGGTAATCAGAGCCTTTTAGAGAAGCATGAGAGACTCCACACTGTTGTGCGTCCTTTCAAATGTCAGTTTTGTGACAAGTCCTATGCGCACCGTGCAAATGTCATAATCCACGAAAGGACACACACAGGCGAAAGACCTTTCAGGTGTCGGTTTTGCGGTAAAGGATTCATACAGAAGTATGTCCAGAGGGTTCATGAAAGAATTCACACTGGTGAAAAGCCACATCAGTGTTCCGTTTGTGGAAAGGCTTTTGttcagaagcaacacttgacaGCCCACAAAAGAACTCATACGGGTATTAACACGTTCAAGTGTCACATCTGTGGGAAGACCTTTGCCCAAAATGCCTCATTGGTAATTCACCGAAGAAAACACTCAGGGGATCAACTTTTGCAGTGCCCTCAATGTGATAAGAGCTTCATTGGACAAGCATCTCTACATGAACATGCGAAAACTCATGCTAATATCAAAAAGTACAAATGTCAAATTTGTGAGGAGGCTTTCCACGAAATGTCGCATTTGACTGAACATGAGAATGCTCATTCTAGTGTACAGCCATTCCAGTGTGaacattgcaataaattttTCGGTACCGAGTATAGCTTACGGGTGCACCTTAAGAGAATGCACACCATCGGTAGGTTATTCAAGTGCCAGTTCTGTGACAAGTCGTATACCCAACGTGCCAATCTGATAAACCATGTAAGAAGGCACACTGGTGAAAAACCCTTCCAATGTAGATTCTGTAACAAGGCATTTATCCAAAAATATGGCCTTACTGTTCATGAGAGAACTCATACTGGAGAGAAACCTTTTCAGTGTAATATCTGTGGGAAAGCCTTCACACAAAGTGCTCACATGATTTATCACAAGAAGACTCACAATAAGAATGTGTATGATGAAGTTGgctttgaaaaccaaaaagtAACTTGA
- the LOC139979738 gene encoding uncharacterized protein isoform X1, producing MIWGITLQPGEVCTQTVNSQLHLTLVSLECRPSKVFGEVLFERTTPVAFLVLKTTSCENVLCTLGRNQPFQQSLDLVFQDGEEVTFKVEGTGVVYITGYTPVPLQESFDNGAIPAGGRTAIASGELEYEGEDMSHDMEIAPVSSSAENVTEIKQEEDGFEQTPEEGFAEETLISGGHNEVPIEINVNFPELEEEAPEGVYTEGKKLVEMQGEGNIKEELQKNTEIDDEAISADKEDEGDDRAVSRSDFAEMPEGMCDYVTIVASLGTDEDDNQMDENEATGIRESGNSNSNMKIAKQEQETESSGSETLPSGGCEESSIPKHQNEAIPAASSGDHRQAVDEQRSLPESLDISNQIDKSLQCGFCGHIFGNQSLLEKHERLHTVVRPFKCQFCDKSYAHRANVIIHERTHTGERPFRCRFCGKGFIQKYVQRVHERIHTGEKPHQCSVCGKAFVQKQHLTAHKRTHTGINTFKCHICGKTFAQNASLVIHRRKHSGDQLLQCPQCDKSFIGQASLHEHAKTHANIKKYKCQICEEAFHEMSHLTEHENAHSSVQPFQCEHCNKFFGTEYSLRVHLKRMHTIGRLFKCQFCDKSYTQRANLINHVRRHTGEKPFQCRFCNKAFIQKYGLTVHERTHTGEKPFQCNICGKAFTQSAHMIYHKKTHNKNVYDEVGFENQKVT from the exons ATGATTTGGG GTATCACTTTACAACCTGGAGAAGTATGTACTCAGACTGTGAACAGTCAACTTCACCTCACTCTAGTGTCACTAGAGTGTCGACCAAGCAAAGTTTTCGGTGAGGTCTTGTTTG aAAGAACAACCCCAGTAGCATTTCTTGTCTTGAAAACTACTTCATGTGAAAATGTACTCTGCACGTTGGGACGAAATCAACCTTTTCAGCAAAGCTTAGACCTTGTCTTTCAAGATGGTGAGGAGGTCACTTTTAAGGTGGAAGGCACAG GAGTTGTTTACATAACAGGATACACCCCAGTTCCTCTGCAAGAGAGTTTTGATAATGGAGCTATTCCCGCAGGTGGCCGTACAGCCATTGCATCTGGTGAGCTAGAATATGAAGGGGAGGATATGTCCCATGATATGGAGATAGCACCAGTCTCATCCTCAGCAGAAAACGTTACAGAGATCAAGCAAGAAGAGGACGGCTTTGAGCAAACTCCCGAAGAAGGATTCGCAGAGGAGACTTTAATTTCTGGAGGACATAATGAAGTACCTATCGAAATAAATGTTAATTTCCCCGAACTTGAAGAAGAAGCACCTGAAGGTGTTTACACGGAAGGAAAGAAGCTGGTAGAGATGCAGGGAGAGGGTAACATTAAGGAAGAACTtcaaaaaaatacagaaatagATGATGAAGCCATCAGTGCGGACAAAGAAGATGAAGGTGATGATAGAGCTGTTTCTAGGTCGGACTTTGCAGAGATGCCTGAAGGGATGTGTGACTATGTGACTATAGTGGCCTCTTTGGGTACAGATGAGGATGACAACCAGATGGATG AAAATGAAGCTACAGGAATCAGAGAAAGTGGCAACTCCaattcaaatatgaaaatagcaaaacaagaacaagaaaCAGAGTCATCTGGATCCGAGACCCTTCCTTCAGGAGGGTGTGAAGAATCATCTATTCCCAAACACCAGAATGAAGCCATTCCAGCAGCAAGTTCAGGAGATCACCGTCAAGCTGTAGATGAACAAAGAAGCCTTCCTGAATCGCTTGACATATCCAACCAGATCGATAAAAGTCTACAGTGTGGATTTTGTGGACACATTTTTGGTAATCAGAGCCTTTTAGAGAAGCATGAGAGACTCCACACTGTTGTGCGTCCTTTCAAATGTCAGTTTTGTGACAAGTCCTATGCGCACCGTGCAAATGTCATAATCCACGAAAGGACACACACAGGCGAAAGACCTTTCAGGTGTCGGTTTTGCGGTAAAGGATTCATACAGAAGTATGTCCAGAGGGTTCATGAAAGAATTCACACTGGTGAAAAGCCACATCAGTGTTCCGTTTGTGGAAAGGCTTTTGttcagaagcaacacttgacaGCCCACAAAAGAACTCATACGGGTATTAACACGTTCAAGTGTCACATCTGTGGGAAGACCTTTGCCCAAAATGCCTCATTGGTAATTCACCGAAGAAAACACTCAGGGGATCAACTTTTGCAGTGCCCTCAATGTGATAAGAGCTTCATTGGACAAGCATCTCTACATGAACATGCGAAAACTCATGCTAATATCAAAAAGTACAAATGTCAAATTTGTGAGGAGGCTTTCCACGAAATGTCGCATTTGACTGAACATGAGAATGCTCATTCTAGTGTACAGCCATTCCAGTGTGaacattgcaataaattttTCGGTACCGAGTATAGCTTACGGGTGCACCTTAAGAGAATGCACACCATCGGTAGGTTATTCAAGTGCCAGTTCTGTGACAAGTCGTATACCCAACGTGCCAATCTGATAAACCATGTAAGAAGGCACACTGGTGAAAAACCCTTCCAATGTAGATTCTGTAACAAGGCATTTATCCAAAAATATGGCCTTACTGTTCATGAGAGAACTCATACTGGAGAGAAACCTTTTCAGTGTAATATCTGTGGGAAAGCCTTCACACAAAGTGCTCACATGATTTATCACAAGAAGACTCACAATAAGAATGTGTATGATGAAGTTGgctttgaaaaccaaaaagtAACTTGA